From the genome of Yersinia enterocolitica, one region includes:
- a CDS encoding DUF4154 domain-containing protein, producing MNTATCAINGVSNYECYYPLKLMTLWRVWRACASILLLLSGLLAPLPSMAADNINEALIHERSNAATKMVLGIISYARWPVAPVVTRLCVVAPTIYAEELFNPAFMETTHPIKTQRYSLSDSSIATNCDVVYLGRTELQQRQELTARLSGYPILTISEDYDECTFGSAFCLLLEGKQASFKVNMDALARGGVKVHPSVLQLARKKTDAL from the coding sequence ATGAACACCGCAACTTGCGCAATTAACGGCGTCAGCAATTATGAATGCTACTATCCGCTAAAACTAATGACGCTATGGCGTGTCTGGCGGGCCTGTGCTTCTATTTTATTACTTCTCTCTGGCTTACTTGCCCCCTTACCATCAATGGCTGCGGATAACATCAATGAAGCCCTTATCCATGAACGCAGTAATGCCGCCACCAAAATGGTGTTGGGTATTATCAGCTATGCACGCTGGCCCGTGGCCCCCGTCGTAACTCGCTTGTGTGTGGTGGCCCCGACAATTTATGCAGAAGAGCTGTTTAATCCCGCGTTTATGGAAACCACACATCCCATTAAAACTCAGCGCTATTCCCTCTCGGATAGCTCGATTGCAACCAATTGCGATGTCGTTTATCTGGGGCGTACCGAGCTACAACAGCGTCAGGAGTTGACAGCCCGACTGTCGGGATATCCGATTCTTACCATCAGTGAAGATTATGACGAATGTACATTTGGCAGTGCATTTTGTTTGTTACTGGAAGGTAAGCAGGCTTCTTTCAAAGTCAATATGGATGCATTGGCACGCGGTGGGGTAAAGGTTCATCCCAGTGTGTTGCAACTTGCGCGTAAAAAGACAGACGCATTATGA
- a CDS encoding HTH-type transcriptional activator RhaS — translation MTVLHSIDFFSSSSASVAIEAREPQPAFPEHHHDFYEIIIVEQGAGVHVFNGNPYTLSGGCVCFVRDHDRHLFESTDGLFLTNVLFRAPDAFRFLSGVEHFLPRETEGVYPSHWRINGQVLQQVKHLIRCLEHSPHSEQAEDIALHESVFMQLLVQLWQGCRAQVGEDQEGRLCQLLDWLQNHYSEVIEWPELADRFALPLRTLHRQLKNQTGMTPQRYLTRLRLLQARHQLYYSDNSVTEIAYQCGFGDSNHFSTLFKREFSQSPRDLRSQL, via the coding sequence ATGACTGTCTTGCACAGTATTGATTTTTTCTCTTCAAGTTCTGCATCGGTCGCAATTGAAGCCCGGGAACCACAACCCGCATTTCCTGAGCATCATCATGATTTTTATGAAATTATTATTGTTGAGCAGGGGGCCGGGGTCCATGTGTTTAATGGCAACCCCTACACCTTAAGCGGAGGGTGTGTTTGTTTTGTCCGTGACCATGATCGTCACCTGTTTGAGTCAACCGACGGTTTGTTCCTCACCAACGTCTTATTCCGTGCGCCCGATGCTTTTCGTTTCTTGTCTGGCGTAGAACATTTTCTGCCACGTGAAACTGAAGGGGTTTACCCCTCTCATTGGCGGATTAATGGACAGGTTTTACAGCAAGTAAAACACTTGATTCGCTGCCTTGAGCACTCGCCTCACAGCGAGCAAGCTGAAGATATCGCACTACATGAAAGTGTGTTTATGCAGTTGTTGGTGCAACTGTGGCAAGGGTGTCGGGCGCAGGTGGGTGAGGATCAGGAAGGGCGGTTATGCCAATTATTAGACTGGCTACAGAACCACTACAGTGAGGTAATTGAGTGGCCGGAACTGGCTGATCGCTTTGCTTTACCATTACGCACCCTCCATCGGCAGTTAAAAAACCAGACCGGCATGACCCCACAACGTTATCTGACGCGTTTGCGTTTGCTACAGGCGCGTCATCAATTGTATTACAGCGATAATAGCGTTACCGAGATTGCCTACCAATGTGGTTTTGGTGACAGCAATCATTTTTCAACGCTGTTTAAGCGGGAGTTTTCTCAGTCTCCCCGTGATTTGCGCAGTCAACTGTAG
- a CDS encoding energy-dependent translational throttle protein EttA has protein sequence MAQYVYSMHRVGKVVPPKRHILKNISLSFFPGAKIGVLGLNGSGKSTLLRIMAGIDTDIEGEARPQPGIKIGYLPQEPKLNLEQTVRESVEEAVGDVKRALTRLDEVYALYADPDADFDKLAKEQGELEAIIQSHDGHNLDNQLERAADALRLPPWEAKIANLSGGERRRVAICRLLLEKPDMLLLDEPTNHLDAESVAWLERFLHDYEGTVVAITHDRYFLDNVAGWILELDRGEGIPWEGNYSSWLEQKDARLALEASSEAARRKSIEKELEWVRQNPKGRQAKGKARLARFEELNSVEYQKRNETSELFIPPGPRLGDKVLEVEHLSKSYGDRLLIDDLTFALPKGAIVGIIGPNGAGKSTLFRMLSGQEQPDSGTISLGDTVQLASVDQFRDNMDDSKTVWEEVSGGQDIMKIGNFEIPSRAYVGRFNFKGIDQGKRVGELSGGERGRIHLAKLLQVGGNMLLLDEPTNDLDIETLRALENALLEFPGCAMVISHDRWFLDRIATHIIDYQDEGKVAFFEGNFTEYEEWKKRTLGAEALEPHRIKYKKMTK, from the coding sequence GTGGCTCAATACGTCTATTCTATGCATCGTGTCGGCAAAGTCGTTCCGCCGAAACGTCATATTCTGAAAAACATCTCCTTGAGTTTCTTCCCTGGGGCCAAAATTGGTGTGCTGGGCCTTAACGGCTCGGGTAAATCTACTCTACTGCGTATCATGGCTGGCATTGACACTGATATTGAAGGCGAAGCCCGCCCGCAGCCTGGTATCAAAATTGGTTACCTACCGCAGGAACCTAAGCTAAATCTTGAGCAAACCGTGCGTGAGTCGGTTGAAGAGGCGGTGGGTGACGTTAAACGCGCGCTGACCCGTCTGGATGAGGTTTATGCACTGTACGCCGATCCTGATGCTGATTTTGATAAGCTGGCGAAGGAACAAGGCGAGCTGGAAGCGATTATCCAGTCTCATGATGGCCATAACCTGGATAACCAGTTAGAGCGTGCTGCCGATGCTCTGCGCCTGCCACCGTGGGAGGCCAAAATTGCCAATCTGTCCGGTGGTGAACGTCGTCGCGTGGCAATTTGCCGCCTGCTGCTGGAAAAACCCGATATGTTGTTGCTGGATGAACCCACTAACCACTTGGATGCCGAATCCGTGGCTTGGCTGGAGCGCTTCTTGCACGACTATGAGGGCACTGTTGTCGCCATTACCCATGACCGTTACTTCCTTGATAATGTGGCGGGTTGGATTCTGGAACTGGACCGTGGCGAAGGCATTCCGTGGGAAGGCAATTACTCTTCATGGCTGGAGCAGAAAGATGCTCGTCTGGCACTGGAAGCCTCTTCCGAAGCCGCACGTCGCAAGTCTATTGAGAAAGAGCTGGAGTGGGTTCGTCAGAATCCAAAAGGCCGTCAGGCGAAAGGTAAAGCACGTCTGGCCCGCTTTGAAGAACTTAACAGCGTTGAGTATCAAAAACGTAATGAAACCAGTGAATTGTTCATTCCGCCGGGTCCACGGTTGGGCGACAAAGTGCTGGAAGTTGAGCACCTGAGCAAGTCTTACGGTGACCGTCTGCTGATTGATGATCTGACCTTTGCGCTGCCGAAAGGGGCGATTGTGGGGATCATCGGGCCAAACGGGGCCGGTAAATCAACCCTGTTCCGCATGTTATCTGGGCAGGAACAACCTGATTCTGGCACGATTTCACTGGGCGATACCGTGCAATTGGCATCGGTTGATCAGTTCCGTGACAACATGGACGACAGCAAAACCGTATGGGAAGAAGTCTCCGGCGGTCAGGACATCATGAAGATTGGTAACTTTGAAATTCCAAGCCGTGCTTATGTAGGCCGCTTTAACTTTAAAGGGATTGATCAGGGCAAGCGTGTGGGTGAGCTGTCCGGTGGTGAGCGCGGCCGTATCCATTTGGCCAAACTGCTACAGGTTGGCGGTAACATGTTGCTGCTCGATGAACCGACTAACGATCTGGATATCGAAACGCTGCGCGCACTGGAAAACGCCTTACTGGAATTCCCGGGTTGCGCGATGGTTATTTCCCATGACCGTTGGTTCCTTGACCGAATTGCTACCCATATCATCGACTATCAGGATGAGGGCAAAGTGGCGTTCTTCGAAGGTAACTTTACTGAATACGAAGAGTGGAAGAAACGCACTCTGGGTGCCGAAGCACTGGAACCACACCGTATCAAGTATAAGAAGATGACCAAGTAA
- the rhaD gene encoding rhamnulose-1-phosphate aldolase has protein sequence MQAIQSSWFIQGMIKATSDMWRKGWDERNGGNISLRLLAEEVEPYRGDFAAQPRNVELTQPAPELANSWFLVTGSGKFFRNVELNPEDNLVLLQVSNDGMAYHIHWGLPQGGLPTSELAAHFQSHIVRMQVSGGSNRVIMHCHATNLIALSYVQKLENASFTRLLWEGSTECLVVFPDGIGIVPWMVPGTDGIGSQTAEQMREHSLVLWPFHGIFGSGPTLDDAFGLIDTAEKSAEIMVKVLSMGGKQQTISREQLIALAARFDVTPLAAALDV, from the coding sequence ATGCAAGCTATTCAATCTTCCTGGTTTATTCAGGGAATGATTAAAGCCACCAGCGATATGTGGCGCAAAGGGTGGGATGAACGTAACGGTGGCAATATCAGCCTGCGCTTATTGGCTGAAGAGGTTGAACCGTATCGTGGTGATTTCGCTGCGCAACCACGTAACGTGGAACTCACTCAACCCGCCCCTGAACTGGCGAACAGTTGGTTCTTAGTCACCGGCTCTGGCAAATTTTTCCGCAATGTTGAATTAAACCCAGAAGACAATCTGGTACTACTGCAAGTCAGCAATGATGGCATGGCTTATCACATTCACTGGGGCCTGCCGCAAGGGGGGCTACCAACCTCAGAGCTTGCCGCGCACTTCCAATCTCATATTGTTCGCATGCAAGTCAGTGGTGGCAGCAACCGAGTGATCATGCATTGCCATGCCACCAATCTGATTGCTCTGAGTTATGTACAAAAACTGGAAAATGCCAGCTTCACTCGATTGTTATGGGAGGGCAGCACCGAGTGCCTGGTGGTGTTCCCCGACGGTATCGGCATCGTGCCGTGGATGGTGCCGGGAACCGACGGTATTGGTAGCCAAACCGCCGAGCAGATGCGTGAACACAGCCTAGTGCTGTGGCCGTTCCACGGTATTTTCGGCAGTGGGCCAACACTGGATGATGCCTTTGGTCTGATTGATACCGCCGAGAAATCCGCCGAAATCATGGTGAAAGTCCTGTCGATGGGTGGCAAGCAGCAAACCATTTCTCGTGAACAACTGATAGCACTCGCGGCTCGTTTTGACGTGACCCCATTAGCCGCTGCACTGGACGTTTAA
- a CDS encoding L-rhamnose isomerase, with amino-acid sequence MTNSIEQAWDLAKQRFAAVGVDVDAALARLDTLPVSMHCWQGDDVTGFENPDGVLTGGIQATGNYPGKARNATELRSDLELALTLIPGPKRLNLHAIYLESDTSVARNKIEPRHFSRWVEWAKKHHLGLDFNPSCFSHPLSADGFTLSHANPEIRQFWIEHCQASRRVSAYFGEQLGTPSVMNIWIPDGMKDTPIDRLAPRQRLLSALDEVISEKLNPNHHIDAVESKLFGIGAESYTVGSNEFYMGYAASRQTALCLDAGHFHPTEVISDKISSAMLYVPRLLLHVSRPVRWDSDHVVLLDDETQAIANEIIRHDLFDRVHIGLDFFDASINRIAAWVIGTRNMKKALLRALLEPTEMLRQLELRGDYTARLALLEEQKSLPWQAIWEGYCQRNDVPVDARWLNAVRDYEQQTLSQR; translated from the coding sequence ATGACGAACTCTATTGAACAGGCCTGGGATCTGGCTAAACAGCGCTTTGCCGCCGTCGGCGTGGATGTTGATGCCGCACTTGCCCGCCTTGATACCCTGCCGGTCTCCATGCACTGCTGGCAAGGTGATGACGTCACCGGTTTTGAAAACCCGGATGGTGTACTGACCGGCGGGATTCAGGCCACCGGTAACTACCCCGGTAAAGCGCGTAATGCTACTGAGTTACGTTCTGACCTCGAACTGGCCCTAACATTGATTCCCGGCCCTAAACGACTCAATTTACATGCTATTTATCTCGAATCGGATACCTCCGTGGCGCGTAATAAAATTGAGCCACGCCACTTTAGCCGCTGGGTTGAGTGGGCTAAAAAACATCATCTGGGATTGGACTTCAACCCATCCTGCTTCTCTCATCCACTGAGTGCCGATGGTTTTACCCTGTCTCATGCTAACCCTGAAATTCGCCAATTCTGGATTGAACATTGTCAGGCCAGCCGCCGGGTCTCTGCCTATTTTGGTGAGCAACTAGGGACACCATCGGTGATGAATATCTGGATCCCCGATGGCATGAAGGATACCCCCATCGACCGTTTGGCACCCCGCCAACGGCTGCTATCAGCACTGGATGAGGTTATCAGTGAAAAGTTAAACCCAAACCATCACATTGATGCCGTCGAAAGCAAATTGTTTGGTATTGGGGCTGAAAGCTACACCGTCGGCTCTAACGAGTTTTACATGGGATATGCCGCCAGCCGCCAGACCGCACTGTGTCTGGACGCCGGTCACTTCCACCCGACTGAGGTGATTTCCGACAAGATCTCTAGCGCCATGTTGTATGTTCCGCGCCTGCTACTGCATGTCAGTCGTCCGGTGCGTTGGGACAGCGACCATGTGGTCTTGCTCGATGATGAAACACAGGCTATCGCCAACGAAATTATCCGCCACGACCTGTTCGACAGGGTGCATATCGGTCTCGACTTCTTTGATGCCTCCATCAACCGTATCGCCGCCTGGGTCATTGGCACTCGCAACATGAAGAAAGCCTTGCTGCGCGCCTTATTGGAACCGACCGAGATGCTACGTCAATTGGAACTGCGCGGTGACTACACCGCACGCCTGGCGCTGCTGGAAGAACAGAAATCCCTGCCATGGCAAGCCATCTGGGAAGGGTATTGTCAGCGCAACGATGTGCCGGTCGATGCCCGCTGGCTCAATGCCGTACGTGATTACGAACAACAGACTCTCAGCCAACGTTAA
- a CDS encoding L-rhamnose/proton symporter RhaT: MNNAIILGIIWHLVGAASAACFYAPFKQVKKWSWETMWSIGGLVSWLILPWTVSYLLLPDFWQYYGSFSIATLLPVFLFGAMWGIGNINYGLTMRYLGMSMGIGIAIGITLIIGTLMTPILQGRFDVLLGTAGGRMTLLGVVVALIGVAIVSYAGLLKERAMGIQAEEFNLKKGLILAVMCGIFSAGMSFAIDAAKPMHEAASALGINPLYVALPSYVIIMGGGAIINLSYCFIRLASLKNLSVKADFSIAKPLLITNILFSALGGLMWYLQFFFYAWGHAKIPPQYDYMSWMLHMSFYVLCGGIVGLLLKEWKCSSKKPVTVLCIGCLVIILAANIVGLGMAA, encoded by the coding sequence ATGAACAATGCGATTATATTGGGGATAATTTGGCATCTGGTGGGCGCTGCCAGTGCGGCGTGTTTCTACGCGCCGTTTAAGCAAGTTAAAAAGTGGTCATGGGAGACCATGTGGTCGATTGGTGGCCTGGTGTCATGGCTTATTCTACCGTGGACGGTCAGCTATTTGTTATTGCCTGATTTTTGGCAATATTACGGCTCCTTCAGTATAGCAACCCTACTGCCAGTATTTCTGTTCGGTGCCATGTGGGGGATTGGTAATATCAACTACGGCCTGACCATGCGTTACCTCGGCATGTCGATGGGGATTGGGATTGCCATCGGTATCACCCTGATTATCGGCACATTAATGACCCCCATACTGCAAGGGCGCTTTGATGTACTACTCGGCACTGCTGGCGGCCGAATGACCCTGCTGGGTGTCGTCGTGGCACTGATCGGGGTAGCTATTGTCAGTTACGCTGGATTACTGAAAGAACGCGCCATGGGCATTCAGGCGGAAGAGTTCAACCTGAAGAAAGGGCTTATTCTGGCGGTGATGTGCGGTATTTTCTCAGCCGGTATGTCATTTGCCATCGATGCCGCGAAACCGATGCATGAAGCCGCCAGCGCATTAGGGATTAACCCTCTGTATGTAGCGTTACCAAGTTACGTCATCATCATGGGCGGTGGGGCCATCATCAACCTGAGTTACTGTTTTATTCGTTTAGCCAGCCTCAAGAATTTGTCGGTCAAAGCCGATTTTTCTATCGCCAAGCCGCTGTTGATCACTAATATTTTGTTCTCAGCCTTGGGGGGATTGATGTGGTATCTGCAATTCTTCTTCTATGCTTGGGGTCACGCCAAAATCCCACCACAGTATGACTATATGAGCTGGATGCTGCACATGAGTTTCTATGTGTTGTGTGGTGGTATTGTGGGTCTGTTACTCAAAGAGTGGAAATGCTCAAGCAAGAAACCAGTGACGGTGCTGTGTATTGGTTGTCTGGTGATCATTCTGGCAGCAAATATAGTCGGTTTGGGTATGGCAGCATAA
- a CDS encoding HTH-type transcriptional activator RhaR, producing the protein MRIPLRLESRDYLPSEQMPVAVTNRYPQEVFAEHTHQFCEIVIVWRGNGLHVLNDHPYRITCGDVFYIQATDHHSYESVHDLVLDNIIYCPERLHLNAQWHKLLPLFGHEQNQGYWRLTTQGMAQARPIIHQLAQESRKTDSWSIQLTEALLLQLAIVLKRHRYRAEQAHLLPDGEQLDLVMSAVQQSLATHFDMAEFCHKNQLVERSLKQLFRQQTGMSISHYLRQIRLCHAKCLLRGSEHRISDIAARCGFEDSNYFSAVFTREAGMTPRDYRQRFVRAPLFAGKNRREAEQPQGTTII; encoded by the coding sequence ATGCGGATACCACTGCGGTTAGAAAGCCGGGATTATTTGCCATCGGAGCAGATGCCGGTGGCGGTAACCAACCGATACCCGCAGGAAGTCTTCGCAGAGCATACCCATCAATTCTGCGAGATTGTGATTGTCTGGCGGGGTAACGGGTTACATGTCCTAAATGATCATCCTTACCGCATTACCTGTGGCGACGTTTTTTATATTCAAGCCACAGATCATCATAGCTACGAATCCGTGCATGACTTGGTATTAGATAACATTATTTATTGCCCGGAACGGTTACACCTAAATGCACAGTGGCATAAGTTATTACCTCTATTTGGGCATGAGCAGAATCAAGGATACTGGCGGTTAACCACGCAGGGCATGGCACAGGCTCGGCCGATTATTCATCAGTTGGCACAGGAGTCACGTAAGACAGATTCCTGGTCGATACAATTGACGGAAGCGCTATTATTGCAACTCGCCATCGTACTAAAACGCCATCGCTACCGAGCTGAACAGGCACATCTATTGCCCGATGGTGAACAGCTAGATCTCGTGATGTCTGCCGTACAACAAAGCCTGGCAACGCATTTTGATATGGCGGAGTTCTGCCATAAAAATCAGTTAGTTGAACGTTCACTTAAACAACTGTTTCGCCAACAGACCGGAATGAGTATCAGCCATTATTTACGCCAAATTCGCCTTTGTCATGCCAAATGTTTGCTGCGGGGAAGTGAGCATCGCATCAGTGATATTGCTGCACGTTGCGGGTTTGAGGACAGTAATTATTTCTCTGCCGTTTTTACGCGTGAAGCTGGCATGACACCACGCGACTATCGCCAGCGTTTTGTTCGAGCACCGTTATTCGCGGGTAAGAATAGGCGGGAAGCAGAACAGCCTCAGGGTACAACCATCATTTAG
- a CDS encoding rhamnulokinase encodes MVAIDLGASSGRVMLASYHPSQPQLELREVCRFANQIKSIDGTDVWDIDAIEQSIRQGLNQLDSEGIQLDSIGIDSWGVDFVLLDKQGKRVGQPVSYRDSRTQGVMEQAQQTLGSSAIYRRTGIQFLPFNTLYQLRALSEQQPHLLADVAHLLLIPDYLHYRLTGQLNWEYTNATTTQLLNIETNDWDSDLLAYAGVPAHWFAKPTKPGNTIGYWPGASGQQVPVIAVASHDTASAVLAAPLIDADAAYLSSGTWSLMGFESPTPITHGQALASNITNEGGAESRYRVLKNIMGLWLLQRATDELQIKDLPQLIEQAARQPACRSLINPNDSRFINPANMCGEIQNACREYGMPIPTTAAQLARCIFDSLAMLYRQVAQELAELRGRPISHLHIVGGGCQNQFLNQLCADACGLNVTMGPVEASTLGNIGSQLIALGEVSDVAHYRRIVANNFPLHPLSPHDNTDFAAHWPQFQSLSQLPKELCI; translated from the coding sequence ATAGTCGCCATTGACCTTGGCGCATCCAGCGGGCGCGTGATGCTGGCGAGTTATCATCCCAGCCAACCGCAACTTGAGCTGCGAGAAGTTTGCCGCTTTGCTAATCAGATTAAATCTATTGATGGTACCGATGTCTGGGATATCGATGCTATTGAACAATCAATCCGTCAGGGCCTGAATCAGCTCGATAGCGAAGGGATTCAGCTCGACAGCATTGGAATTGATAGCTGGGGTGTTGATTTTGTTTTGCTTGATAAGCAAGGGAAACGGGTCGGACAGCCAGTCTCCTACCGCGACAGTCGTACGCAGGGTGTGATGGAGCAAGCGCAACAAACGCTGGGAAGCAGTGCCATTTATCGCCGTACCGGTATTCAATTTTTACCGTTCAATACCTTGTATCAATTACGGGCATTAAGTGAACAGCAACCGCATTTGTTGGCCGATGTCGCCCATCTGTTACTGATCCCGGACTATTTGCACTATCGCCTTACTGGCCAGCTTAACTGGGAATACACCAATGCCACTACCACCCAGTTACTTAATATTGAAACCAATGATTGGGATAGCGATCTATTAGCCTATGCCGGGGTACCGGCCCATTGGTTTGCCAAACCCACTAAACCTGGCAATACCATCGGCTATTGGCCAGGCGCCAGCGGCCAGCAGGTGCCGGTCATTGCCGTTGCCAGCCACGATACTGCCAGCGCGGTACTTGCCGCACCCTTGATTGATGCGGATGCTGCCTATCTTAGCTCTGGTACTTGGTCATTGATGGGGTTTGAAAGCCCCACCCCCATAACCCATGGGCAGGCGCTGGCCAGCAATATCACCAATGAAGGTGGCGCTGAAAGCCGCTACCGGGTACTGAAAAATATTATGGGTTTGTGGTTACTGCAACGGGCCACTGATGAGTTGCAGATTAAAGACCTGCCGCAGTTGATCGAACAGGCGGCACGCCAACCAGCTTGCCGCTCGCTGATTAACCCCAATGACAGCCGCTTTATTAATCCAGCCAATATGTGCGGCGAGATTCAGAACGCCTGCCGCGAATATGGTATGCCAATCCCCACCACCGCAGCCCAACTGGCTCGTTGTATCTTTGATAGCCTCGCCATGTTGTACCGGCAAGTTGCCCAAGAACTGGCAGAGTTACGCGGGCGTCCAATCAGCCATTTGCATATCGTCGGTGGCGGCTGCCAAAACCAATTCCTTAATCAGCTCTGTGCTGATGCCTGTGGCCTGAATGTCACTATGGGGCCGGTTGAAGCCTCGACACTGGGCAATATTGGCAGCCAATTAATTGCACTGGGAGAGGTGAGTGATGTTGCTCACTACCGCCGTATCGTGGCGAATAACTTCCCACTCCACCCTTTATCCCCTCACGACAACACTGACTTTGCAGCCCATTGGCCGCAATTCCAGTCACTGAGTCAATTACCTAAGGAACTTTGCATATGA
- a CDS encoding diguanylate cyclase, which translates to MALVSVATAGIFLTLVALFALRVYADHNLHLIARSISYTTEAAVVFGDSVAANEALSLIAANEEVAQAKILDVNGREIANWTLPNDSPMYDMEQKVARWALPEPVVLPMMHAGNEVGSIVIIGHGGSLLRFLLQGLMGLFVCLILSTLVALFLSRRMLFGIIESLNKITEVAHSVSRHRSFGQRVPSAKIAELNELSNDFNGLLEELEVWQDHLTQENDFLAHRAAHDSLTGLANRAFFEGRLSRTLSDCADDEQLAVLFIDGDHFKEINDNYGHAAGDLVLTSIADRIRALLRETDLVARLGGDEFAVLLAPIHDTDDVVTIANNIIDSMNQPIDLVDGSEITASISIGIAIYPDHALTPEELLQRADEAMYQAKKRFQFGGSVIAYQSDITLTESLG; encoded by the coding sequence GTGGCATTGGTCTCGGTCGCAACGGCAGGTATTTTTCTCACACTGGTGGCACTGTTTGCCTTGCGGGTGTATGCCGACCATAACCTACATTTAATTGCCCGTTCAATCAGTTACACCACTGAAGCTGCCGTAGTGTTTGGTGATAGCGTGGCCGCTAACGAGGCGCTGTCCTTGATTGCGGCAAATGAAGAAGTTGCCCAAGCTAAAATTCTCGATGTGAATGGCCGAGAAATAGCTAACTGGACGCTACCAAACGATAGTCCAATGTATGATATGGAACAAAAAGTCGCCCGTTGGGCTTTGCCTGAGCCGGTGGTACTCCCCATGATGCATGCCGGTAATGAAGTCGGCAGCATCGTGATTATTGGTCATGGTGGTAGTCTGCTACGTTTTCTGTTGCAAGGGTTGATGGGCTTATTCGTCTGCCTAATTCTCAGCACGTTAGTGGCACTATTCCTGTCGCGCCGGATGCTGTTTGGCATTATCGAGTCATTGAACAAAATCACCGAAGTTGCTCATAGTGTTAGCCGCCACCGCAGTTTTGGTCAGCGAGTGCCGTCAGCGAAAATTGCCGAACTTAACGAGTTAAGCAATGACTTCAATGGCTTGCTGGAAGAACTGGAGGTTTGGCAAGACCATTTAACGCAAGAAAATGACTTCCTCGCACACCGTGCTGCCCATGATAGCCTGACTGGATTGGCTAACCGTGCTTTCTTTGAGGGCCGGCTAAGCCGCACGTTGAGTGATTGCGCCGATGATGAACAACTGGCCGTGTTATTTATTGATGGTGATCACTTCAAAGAAATCAATGATAACTATGGTCATGCAGCGGGAGATCTGGTGCTGACCTCGATTGCCGATCGTATCCGCGCACTGTTACGTGAAACCGATTTGGTGGCACGTTTGGGCGGCGATGAATTCGCCGTATTACTGGCACCGATCCACGACACCGATGATGTTGTAACCATCGCTAATAATATTATCGACAGTATGAATCAACCTATTGATTTGGTAGATGGTAGTGAGATAACCGCCTCTATCAGCATCGGTATTGCGATTTACCCAGATCATGCGCTGACCCCCGAAGAGCTATTACAACGGGCCGACGAAGCCATGTATCAAGCAAAGAAACGTTTCCAGTTCGGTGGCAGCGTCATTGCCTACCAATCGGATATTACTCTTACTGAAAGCTTAGGATAG
- a CDS encoding phosphoribosylaminoimidazole synthetase, with translation MATMCRGLIDGVTADCVGMISGLSFLNAHSVETCLTYHLLITASRYGLLAK, from the coding sequence ATGGCGACTATGTGCCGGGGGCTGATAGATGGTGTTACTGCTGATTGTGTGGGCATGATTAGCGGCCTGTCATTTCTCAATGCCCACAGTGTAGAAACTTGCCTTACCTACCACCTTCTCATCACTGCCAGCCGCTATGGCTTGCTGGCAAAATGA